Part of the Neisseria brasiliensis genome is shown below.
CCGTCGGGTGCCGGCATGGGCACCAGCGGCCTTGTCGGCCAAGTCGGCACGCTCGACGCCATGGGCGGCGACACGCATATCTGGCTGGCCATCGGCCTGCTGCATTTCGTGTTGCCGGCTGTGTTGACGCTGCTGATTGCCGCGTTGATGCGTAAAAAAGGTTGGATTAAAGAGGGGGATTTGAAACTGGATATTTGATTGAACACGTCAGCTTTTCAGACGGCATCGAACAACCAAACCAAGGCCGCCTGAAAACAAAAAAGGGTTAATGTTTTTTAATTTTGATTTTTTGATAATAATATGATCTTACTTGCTTTTATCCTGATTTTCCTGATCCGTTTGGCTTCCTTGCGCATTTCCATCCGCAACGAAAAAAACCTGATTGCCGAGGGCGCGCAGCAATTCGGCGCCGGCACCTCCAAACTGCTGTCGCTGGCGCACATCGCCTACTATTTCGCCGCACTGGGCGAATCGTTTGCGCGCCAGGCCGTGTTTGACGCCGTTTCCGCCGCCGGCCTGATACTGACCGGCTGCTCGCTGGCGGTATTGTTTTACGT
Proteins encoded:
- a CDS encoding isoprenylcysteine carboxyl methyltransferase family protein; this encodes MILLAFILIFLIRLASLRISIRNEKNLIAEGAQQFGAGTSKLLSLAHIAYYFAALGESFARQAVFDAVSAAGLILTGCSLAVLFYVIRALGPIWTVKIYIRPNHQLNRSWLFRHVKHPNYFLNIVPELIGIGLLCHGWTTMTVGLPVYAVILACRIRQEHEAMKHLGK